The Sphingomicrobium aestuariivivum DNA window GCGCGCGAAGACGACCAGCAATGCCGAGATGATGGCAAGGCTGGCGAACAGCGTGAAGACGAGAGTTGCTAGGGTCATGATGTCCTTGCTCAGCGCCGTTAGCGATAGGCCGCATCGGCGGCAAGGTTGGCGGCAATCGCCGCTTCCCACTTGTCGCCGTTCTCGAGGAGCTTGGCCTTGTCGTAATAGAGTTCCTCGCGGGTTTCGGTCGCGAATTCGAGGTTGGGCCCTTCCACGATGGCATCGACCGGGCAGGCTTCCTGGCACAGCCCGCAATAGATGCACTTCACCATGTCGATGTCGTAGCGGGTCGTGCGACGCGAATTGTCCTCGCGCGGCTCGGCCTCGATGGTGATCGCCTGCGCGGGGCAAATCGCCTCGCACAGCTTGCAGGCGATGCAGCGCTCTTCCCCGTTGGGATAGCGACGCAGCGCATGCTCGCCGCGGAAACGGGGGCTCTGCGGGGTCTTCTCATAGGGATAGTTGATGGTCGCCTTGGGCTTGAAGAAATACTTCAAGGTCAGGACGTGGGCCTTCAAAAATTCCCACAGGGTGAAGGACTTGATGGCGTGTGCGATCACAGCGCACCTCCCGAATAGCGGGTCAGCATGATGTAGCCCGAGACGAGCATGACGAAGAGGATCGAGAGCGGCAGGAAGATCTTCCACCCGAGCCGCATCAGCTGGTCGTAGCGGTACCTCGGCACGGTCGCCTTCACCCACCCGAAGATGAAGAAGAAGAGGAGGATCTTGGCGAACAGCCAGACGATGCCCGGGACCCAGTAGAGCGGCTCCCAGTCGATGGGCGGCAGGAACCCGCCCCAAAAGAGGATGGCATTGAGCGCGCACATCAGCAGCACGTTGGCATATTCGCCGAGCCAGAAGAGTGCGAAGCTCATCGAGCTATATTCGGTCTGGTGGCCCGCGACGAGCTCGCTCTCCGCCTCGACGAGGTCGAAGGGGGTGCGGAACGTCTCGGCCATCGAGCTGATGAGGAACACCACCGCCATCGGGAACAGCAGCGGCGAGAAGCCGTAGCCGTTGAGGAAGCCGAGCGCGAAGCCCTTCTGTCCCATGACGATCTCGGTCATGTTGAAGCTGTTGGCGAACAGCACGACGCAGATGATGACGAAGCCGAGGCTGACCTCGTAGCTGACCATCTGCGCGGCCGCGCGAAGCGCCGAGAAGAACGGGTACTTCGAGTTGGACGCCCAGCCCGCGATGATCACGCCATAGACGCCGATCGAGCCGATCGCGAGGATGTAGAGAAGGCCAATATTGAGGTCGGCCAGCACCACGCCGACATCGAACGGCACCACCGCCCAGACGAGCAGCGCCACTGTGAAGGTGATGATCGGGGCGATGAGGAACAGCGCCTTGTTGGCGCTCGCGGGGATGATGGTTTCCTTGAGGAAGACCTTCAGGCCGTCGGCGAAGCTCTGCAAGAGGCCGAAGGGGCCGACCACGTTGGGACCACGACGCAGCGCGATGGCGGCCCAGATCTTGCGCTCGGCATAGATGATCATCGCCACCGCCAGCATCAGCGGCAGCGCGATGGCAAGGATGCCGATCATGTTGGCGATGAACCAGGCCCAGCCATGGCTCATGCCCAGACTTTCGAACCAGGCGGTCATTCCGCGGCCTCCGCAAAGCTTTCGCCATGCACCAGCTCGGCCGAGCAGCGCTGCATCGTCGGGCTGTGACGGCAGATGGCGTTGGTGAGATAATAGTCAGTGATCGGATAGCTGATCGCGCCCATGCCCTTCGCCGCGATCGAGGCGGGCTTGAAGGGCATGTCGACGATCGTGCCTTCATCGGCGCCGAGAGCGGGCACGTCCTTCACCATCGCGGCACGCAGCTGCGAAAGGTTGTCGAACGGCAGGGTCTTGCCGGTGAGGTCCGACACGGCGCGGAAGATCGACCAGTCCTCGCGGGCATCGCCCGGCGCGAAACAGGCCTTTTCCGAGCGCTGCACGCGGCCCTCGACGTTGACATAGGTGCCATGCTTTTCCGCCGGCGCCGCCCCCGGAAGCACGAGGTCGGCAAGACGCGCACCCTTGTCGCCATGATGGCCGACATAGACCTTGAAGGCCTTGGGGAAGGCATCGGCCGACACTTCGTCGGCACCCAGAAGGATCACCATTTTGGGCTTGGCGTCGATGATGCCCGCCACGCCCTTCTCGTTCGCATAGCCGAGCATCAGGCCGGCCATGCGCGAGGCGGCGGTGTGAAGGACGTTATAACCCTTCCAGTCATCCCGCATGACGTTGAGTTCGTGCGCTGCGGCATGGGCATCGCCCTGCCCGCCCGCGGCGAGCACGGCGGGGCCGGTAATGAAGACGGGCTTGGTCGCCGCCTTGAAGGCGTCCTTGACCGCCCTGGGCAGCTTCGACAGCGCCTTCAAATCCTCGCCCAGCCACTCGACCGGATAGCCGAGGTCGACGGGCGCGCCGACCGCATAGACCTTGGCGCCGCGGCGCACGGCCTTGCGGACGCGGGTGTTGATGAGCGGTGCTTCCCAGCGAAGGTTGGTGCCCGCGAGGAAGATCGCGTCGGCATTTTCCACCTCGCCGATCGGCGTGTTGAAGCGCACGCTGCCGAGGTCGGAGACGTCATAGTCCATCCCCGTCTGGCGGCCTTCCATCAGCGTCGACTTCTGCGACTTCAGGAGCGCCTTGGCCGCATACATCGTCTCGGCGTCGAGGAGGTCACCGGCAATCGCCGCGACCTTGGTCTTCGCTTCACCGAGCTTGTCGGCGAACAGCTGGAGCGCCTCGCCCCAGTCGGCGGCGCGCAGCTTGCCATTCTCGCGGATCCACGGGCGATCGAGACGCCCGCGCACCAGCGCGTCGACATGGTGACGGCCCTTGTCCGACAGCCACTCCTCGTTGACGTCGTCGTTGATGCGCGGCAGCACGCGCATCACCTGGCGCCCGCGCACCTCGTAACGGATGTTCGAGCCGACCGCGTCATGCACGTCGACGCTCGGGACCTTCTTCAGCTCCCACGGACGCGCCTCGTAGCTGTAGGGCTTGCTCATGAGCGCGCCGACGGGGCACAGGTCATGCAAGTTGCCCGACAGCTCCGAGGTCAGCGCCTTTTCGAGATAGGTCGTGATCTGGCTGTCTTCGCCGCGGAAATACATGCCCATCTCGGGCGTGCCCGCGACTTCTTCGGCAAAACGCACGCAGCGGGTGCACTGGATGCAGCGGGTCATCGCCGTCTTGACGATGGGGCCCATATACTTGTCCTCGACCGCGCGCTTGTTCTCGTCATAGCGCGAGGTGCCGCGACCGTAGCTCATCGCCTGGTCCTGGAGGTCGCATTCGCCGCCCTGGTCGCAGATCGGGCAGTCGAGCGGGTGGTTGATGAGGAGGAATTCCATCACCCCTTCGCGCGCCTTCTTGACCATCGGCGTGTCGGTGCGGATTTCCTGCCCCTCGGCGGCGGGCAGCGCGCAGCTGGCCTGCGGCTTGGGCGGCCCCGGCTTCACCTCGACGAGGCACATGCGGCAGTTGCCCGCGATGGTGAGGCGTTCATGATAGCAGAAACGCGGGATTTCCTTGCCCGCAAGCTCGCACGCCTGCAGCACGGTCGCGCCCTGCGGGACCTCGAGTTCGACGCCGTCGACGGTAACCTTCGGCATTATTCGGCAGCCTCCTGGACGCCGCCATGCTCATGGATGCGGCGTTCGAGTTCGGGACGGAAATGTTTGATCAGGCCCTGGATCGGCCAGGCGGCGGCATCGCCCAGCGCGCAGATGGTGTGGCCCTCGACCTGCTTGGTGACGTCGTAGAGGCGGTCGATGGTGCCGACTTCGGCATCGCCCTCGACCAGCTTCTCCATGGTGCGCCACATCCAGCCCGTGCCTTCGCGGCACGGCGTGCACTGGCCGCAGCTCTCATGCTTGTAGAAGTAGCTGATGCGGCTGATCGCCTTCACGATGTCGGTCGACTTGTCCATGACGATGACCGCCGCGGTGCCAAGGCCCGAGCCCTGCTCCTTGAGGCCGTCGAAGTCCATCGGGCAGTCCATGATGTCCTTGGCGGGCACCAGCGGGACCGACGAGCCGCCCGGGATCACCGCGAGGAGGTTGTCCCACCCGCCGGTGATGCCGCCGCAATGCTTCTCGATCAGCTCGCGGAAGGGAATGCTCATGGCTTCCTCGACCACGCAGGGCTTTTCGACATGGCCCGAGATCTGGAACAGCTTGGTGCCGTGGTTGTTCTCGCGGCCGAAGCTCTTGAACCAGGCCGCGCCGCGGCGGAGGATCGTCGGCACGACCGCGATCGATTCCACATTGTTCACCGTCGTCGGGCAGCCGTAGAGGCCCGCGCCCGCGGGGAACGGGGGCTTGAGGCGCGGCTGGCCCTTCTTGCCCTCGAGGCTCTCGAGCATCGCGGTCTCTTCGCCGCAGATATAGGCGCCCGCGCCGCGGTGCAGGAACAGGTCGAAGTCATAGCCCGAGCCACAGGCATTCTTGCCGATGAGGCCGGCCGCATAGGCTTCGTCGATCGCCTTCTGCATCGCCACCGCTTCGGCGATATATTCGCCGCGGATGTAGATATAGGCGGCGCGCGCGCGCATCGCGAAGGACGACAATAGCGCGCCCTCGATCAGCTTGTGCGGATCGTGGCGGATGATCTCGCGGTCCTTGCACGAGCCGGGCTCGCTCTCGTCCGCGTTGATGACGAGGAAGTTGGGACGGCCGGGCGCGGGGTTCTTGGGCATGAATCCCCATTTCACGCCGGTCGGGAAACCCGCACCGCCGCGCCCGCGAAGGCCGCTGTCCTTCACCTCCTCGATGATCGCATCGGGGTCGCGCTTGAGGAGCGCCTTGGTGTCGTCCCAATCGCCGCGCGCCTGTGCCTCTTTCAGTCCGGGCGACTGGAAGCCGTACAGGTTGGTAAAGATCCGATCCTTGTCGGTGAGCGAGGTGATACCGCTCATGACTTCTTCTCCAGCATCTTGGTCGCGCCGACATAGAGGAGGCCGGCAAGGACGATCCCGATGATCAGCCCGAAGGCGTTCTTCAAAATCCACAGGGCGAGCATCAGGCCGAGGAGCGCTGCGCCGATCTTGATGATCGTGTGCATCATGCTCCTACCACTGCCCCCGATAGTCGTAGTTGCGCTCGGTCATCTTCTTGAGCGTCGTCGGCCCGCCTTCGGGCTCCGACGAAGTGCGCCCGACCTGTGACCCCACCTTGGGCTGTTCGCCCTTGGCCAGCGCCTCGAGGATCGCGGTCATGCTCTCCTCGGTGAGGTCCTCGTAATTGTCGTCGTTGATCTGGACCATCGGCGCATTGGCGCAGGTGCCCATGCATTCGACCTCGGTCAGCGTGAACATGCCGTCCTCGGTGGTGTGGCCCTTCTTCATGCCCTTGGCCTTGCAGGCCTTCATGACATTGTCCGAACCGCGCAGCATGCAGGGCGTGGTGCCGCAGACCTGCACGTGGAATTTGCCGACCGGCACGAGGTTGTACATCGTGTAGAAGCTCGCGACTTCCATCACGCGGACCACCGGCATGTCGAGCGTCTTGGCGACGAACTCGATCACGGGGATCGGTAGCCAGCCTTGCGTATCGGTCATACGCCCGACCTGCCGCTGGGCAAGGTCGAGGAAGGGCAGGCAGGCCGAAGCCTGGCGCCCTTCGGGATATTTGGCGAGGATGAAGTCGGCCTTGGGCTGCGACACCTCATCCCACGCGAACCCACCCCACGTTTCGCGGAGTTCGGGCGTTTCCGGAGCGAAATAACGAAGCGCCATTAGCGGTCACACTCCCCGAAGACCACGTCGATCGCGCTGAGCACCGCGGTGGTGTCGGCGAGCATGTGGCCCTTCATCATGAAATCCATCGCCTGCAGGTGGCTGAACGCGGTCGGCCGGATCTTGCAGCGATAGGGTTTGTTGGTCCCGTCGGCGACGAGATAGACGCCGAATTCGCCCTTCGGGCTTTCGGTCGCGACATACACTTCGCCCTCGGGGACGTGATAGCCCTCGGTGTAGAGCTTGAAGTGGTGGATGAGCGCTTCCATCGACTGCTTCATCTCCGCGCGCTTGGGCGGGAAGACCTTGCGGTCCATGCTGCCGATCGGCCCGTCGGGCATTTCGGCAAGGCACTGGCGCATGATGCGCGCCGACTGGCGGACTTCCTCGACGCGGACCATGAAGCGGTCGTAGCAGTCGCCCTTGGTCCCGACCGGCACGTCGAAGTCCATGCGGTCATAGACCTCGTAGGGCTGCGACTTGCGAAGGTCCCACGGAATGCCCGAGGCGCGGATCATCGGGCCGCTAAAGCCCCAGGCCAGCGCATCGTCCTTCGACACCACGCCGATATCCACGTTGCGCTGCTTGAAGATGCGGTTGTCGGCGACGAGGCTGATCGCGTCCTCGAACAGCTGGAGGCGGTTGTCGAGCCAGTCGCCCATTTCCGCCAGCACGCTCTCGGGGATGTCCTGGTGGACCCCGCCGACGCGGAAATAATTGGCATGCATGCGCGCGCCCGACACCTTCTCGTAGAATTGCATCGTGTCTTCGCGCACTTCGAACAGCCACAGGTTGGGCGTCATCGCGCCCACGTCCATGACGTGGCTGCCGAGGTTGAGCATGTGGTTGGAGATGCGGGTCAGCTCCGCCATCAGCACGCGGATATATTGCGCGCGCAGCGGCACCTCGAGCCCGAGCAGCTTTTCCACTGCGAGCACATAGCTGTGCTCCATGCACATGGGCGAGCAGTAATCGAGGCGATCGAAGTAAGGCAGCGCCTGCGCATAGGTGCGATATTCGATCAGCTTCTCGGTGCCGCGATGGAGCAGGCCAACGTGCGGATCGACGCGTTCGACGATCTCGCCATCAAGCTCCATGATCAGGCGAAGGACGCCGTGCGCCGCAGGGTGCTGCGGGCCGAAGTTGATGGTGTAGTTCGAAACCGTGTCGTCGCCCGGGGTGTGGTCGACGGCGCCCGTGCGCGCGGCTTCGAAATCGGCCGCCCGCTCGTCGGGGAAGGTCTGGATCTCGACCTTGGCCATTAGCTGTCTCCCTTGCGCGGCTTGGCCGGCGCATCTTCACGCGTTTCGGGCGCGTCGACGTCGGTCTTCTTGCCGCCCGCATGCGCGGCCTTGTCGGCAACGCTGTCGCGCGCCTCTTCCTCGGCTTCCTGGTTGGTCGGCTGGCCCGCGCCCGTATCCTTGACGCTCTCGGTCACCTTGGGATCGCCCGGGCCGGCCTTCGCCTTGACCTTGGTCGGCTCGCCGGTGGCCTTGGCAGGGCTCGCCCCGCCCGCCTCGTGCGGCTCGGCCTTTTCATCGCCCGGCAGGCGATATTCGGGGCCTTCCCACGGGCTGAGGAAGTCGAACGAACGGAAATCCTGCGGCAGCTTCACGGGCTCGTAGACCACACGCTTCTCGGCTTCCGAATAGCGCAGTTCGACATAGCCGGTCTGCGGGAAGTCTTTCCGCAGCGGATGCCCCTCGAAACCGTAATCGGTGAGGATGCGGCGAAGGTCGGGGTTGCCCGCGAAATCGACGCCGTAAAGGTCGAACACCTCGCGTTCGAGCCAGCCCGCGGCAGGCCACAGGCCGGTCACGCTCGGCACGGCGGTGTCGGCGTCGGTCAGGACCTTCACGCGCAGGCGATGGTTATGCGTCACCGACAGGAGGCAATAGTTCACCTCGAAACGTTCGGCACGCTCGGGAAAGTCGACACCCGCGATTTCCATCAGCTGCTGGTAGCCGTGGCTGTCGCGAAGGCTGCGCATCACCTCGACCAGCGCATTGCGCTTCACGGTCACCGTGAGCTCGCCCACAGCCGTGTGATGGCTGACGATACCGTCGCCGAAATCGCGCGTCAGCGCGTCGAGAAAGTCGTCGCGCACTTCGATCTTGGGAAAGGCAAGGCTCATCGCTCGATCGTCCCCTCGCGGCGGATCTTCCGTTGCAGCTGCATGATGCCGTAGAGCAGCGCTTCCGCGGTCGGCGGGCAGCCCGGCACATAGACGTCGACCGGCACGATGCGGTCGCAGCCGCGAACGACGCTGTAGCTATAGTGGTAATAGCCGCCGCCATTGGCGCAGCTGCCCATCGAGATGACGTAGCGCGGCTCCGACATCTGGTCGTAGACCTTGCGCAGCGCGGGCGCCATCTTGTTGCACAGCGTGCCGGCGACGATCATCACGTCGGACTGGCGCGGCGAGGCGCGCGGTGCAGCACCAAAGCGCTCGAGGTCGTAGCGCGGCATGTTGACGTGGATCATCTCGACCGCGCAGCAGGCGAGGCCGAAGGTCATCCACCAGAGCGAGCCGGTACGCGCCCATTTGAACAGGTCTTCGGTCGAGGTGACGAGGAAGCCCTTTTCATCGAGCTCGCGGCGCATCTCCTCGAACTTTTCCATGTCCGGGCTGCCCACTTCGAGACCCGCGGCACGCGCGATGTCCTGCTCGGTCGGCTTGGGGCTGTAGGTTACTCCCATTCGAGGGCTCCCTTTTGCCAGGCATAGACAAGGCCCAGCGTCAGTTCGGTGAGGAAGATCATCATCGCGATCCAGCTCGCCCAGCCCGTGCCCATCAGGCTCACGGCCCAGGGGAAGAGGAAGGCGGCTTCGAGATCGAAGACGATGAAGAGGATGGCGACGAGGTAGAAGCGCACGTCGAACTGGTCGCGGCTGTCCTCGAAGGCGGGAAAGCCGCACTCATATTCGCTAAGCTTCGCCGCGTCGGGCTTGTGGGCGCCGGTCAGGCGCGACACGCCCATCGGCAGGAAGACGAACAGCGCCGACAGCCCGCCTGCGACGAACAGGAAGAGAAGGATCGGCAGATAATCGACGGCAACGTCGGCCAAGGAAGGTCTCCGGCTACGTGGTTTGGCGCGGCTTTAGGACAGGAAGGTAGCGGTTCGCAACCGCCAAAAGGCCCTCTTTGTTACAAGTTCAACCGGCGCACGTGATTGGGCTCCAATGGTTCATCGCCATCAACCATCCCGCCCTCGCCGAAACGCTCCCATTGCGGGTTGGCGATATAGAGGAGTTCGCCGCCCCGATATTGCCCCGTCGTCGGCTCGCCCCAGTCGGGATGCGCGCGCTCGGGGACGAGCAGCTGGGTCACCGCGCCGCCATCGGTACGCAGGTTGAGGATCATGATCCGGTGGGGCCGCACCCCGTTCTGGATCGCTACCAGCCCGAGCCGGTCGTCGAAGAACAGGCCGTCGACCCCGTCGAGCATCTGGCTGTCCACCGCGAGCAAGCGCTTGGCCACGCCGGTCGCAAGCTCGAGGATGGCGATGCCATAGCTATAGTCCGACACATAGGCGAAGCCGCCCTGCGGGTGGACGGCGATCCCCTGCGGCGAGCGGAAGGTGCCGGGCACGTCGACCCGCGCGATCGCGGCACCGCCTGTCGCCAGCCGGTACACGCCGCCGCCGAGGCTGTCGCTCGCCAGCACGCTGCCGTCGCGGGCGACCGTCAGGTCGTTCAGCGAGGCGGCATCAGGGACGGCGTGGCGGGCGAGCTCCCGTCCGCTGTCGAGGTCATAGGCCGCAAGGCCGACGAAGGCCTCGTCCTCCTCGCCCAGCCGACCGAAGCTCACCCACAATCGCCGCGCGTCATGATCGATGGCAATCCCCATCGGTCGCCCCGGAAGGTCCACCGGCAGCGCGCGCCACGTCGCCCCGTCGTCGCTGGCGATCAGTTGCTGCGCGGCGACCGAGAGCGAATAGAAGCGCCCCGTGGCCTCGTCGCGCGCCACGCTTTCGCTCAAGGGAAAGTCGGCGGGGATGGTCGCGGCGAGCGTGCTGGGCGTGCGCGGCGTGCCCGCCACTTCAACCCCGGCGCGATAGGCGGAGACCGCCGCTTCGCCGAGAAAGGGCCCGAGCTGACCGAGCGCGCCATCGGACAGGACATAATCCATGTCTCCCAGCCGTACGAGGGCCGCCTGCGCCGCGTCGCGGTCCCCGGCCGCGAAGGCCGCGCCGAGAATGCGCCGCTGGACCGAGGCGCTATTGGGGTAGCGGTCGGGGAGCGCCTGCAGGCCCGCGAGGTCGCCCACCTTCCCTGCCTCTCCGCTCGCCGCCCAGTCGGGGTAATCGGCAAAGCGCTCGGCCGGAGGGCGGTCGTCGCTCGCATAGGTAACGGGGCCGGGCGTCGAGCAACTTGCCAGGGCAAGGCAGGAGGACAGGAGGCCGGCACGAAAAAGGCCACTTGGAGCCCACGAAATCGGATCGATCATGACGATCTCCTTGGTCGCGGCCCCAAGCGGCCTTTTCAGATTGTCGTGGCGGGTATCCCCCGCCCCCGCGCCGGTGCTGGCCGTGCGCGGGAAAATTAGCGTAACGCGCCCGCGACCAGCTTGTGAAGCTTCGAGTGCAGGTCGCCGTTGGCGGCAAGGAACTCGCGCTTCTTGAGCATGCGGTCCTGCCCGCGATAGTCGGTCACGAAGCCGCCCGCTTCCTTGACGAGCAGGAGGCCCGCCGCGACGTCCCAGATGTCGAGATCGTCTTCCCAGAAACCGTCGAGGCGCCCTGCGGCGACCCAGGCGAAGTCGAGGCTGGCGGCACCGAAGCGTCGCACCGCCGAGACCTGCCCGCCGATGGCGCCATAGATGCGCGTCCAGCGGCCGATGTCACCGCGTCCGAAATGCGGCATGCCGGTGCCGATCAGCGCCTCGTCGAGATGGCGACGCGCCGAGACGCGCAGGCGCTGGTCCTGCAGCCAGGCACCGCGCCCCTTCTCGGCCCAGAAACTCTCGTCGGTGATCGGCTGGTAGGTGAGCGCATGGGTGATCTCGGGATCGCCGTTGGGCTTCTTGTCCTCGACCGCGATGGTGATCGCGAAATGGGGAATGCCGTGAAGGAAGTTCGACGTGCCATCCAAGGGATCGACGATCCAGCGCGGCTTGTCGGGATTACCCTCGATCACGCCGCCTTCCTCGAGCACCATGCCCCAATCGGGACGCGCGTGGCGCAGTTCGTCGACGATCGTCGCCTCGCAGCGCTTGTCGGCCATCGACACGAAGTCGGCGGGGCCCTTCTTGGAGACCTGGAGGTGCTCGACTTCGTTGAAGTCACGGCGCAGGCGCGGCGCGGCCTTGCGCGCGGCACGCTCCATGACGGTGATGAGGCCAGAGTGGCTAACCATTATTCGCTATCTTCCTTCTGCGTGGCGGCGTCGGGTCCCCTGCCCGCCGCGGCCATCGCCAATCCTTCCAATGCCCCCGAAATCGTCTCGATGCGGTCGTCCTGCGCCTCGATGCCGTGGCGCGAGGCGAGCCAGATCGGGCTGTTGTAGCTGACCTGCGTCACCCCTTCGGCGTCCCGGTAGACCGCCATGCGCTGCGGCAGGTCAAGAGCCGCCGATGGGGCCACGCGCATCAGGTGCGTGCCGACCTCGGGCTTGCCGAAGAAGATCGACACCGCCGGCCCCATGTCGAGTTCGACGCTCGCCGCATTGCTGGCATGGTCGAGCTTGGCGACCGTGGTGAAGCCGCCCTCCTCGAGCGCGGCTTCCAGCCGTTCGACCGTCTCCTCGACGCTGGCATCGCTCGCCACCGTCTTCACGCCGTTGCCGAAGGTCGCGACTTCCTTGCCGCTGGCCTCGACCTCGGTTTCGCCCTCCTGCCCGGCCGGCCGCTCCTCGGGGGGCGTCGACCATTGCTGGTCGCACCCCGCAAGACCGAGGGCGCATGTCAGGAGAAGCGCGAGCCGCATCAGTCGGCGCGCTTCGAATAGCTGAAGTCGGTGGTGTCGACGATCACGCGGGTACCCGAGGTGATGTGCGGC harbors:
- the nuoI gene encoding NADH-quinone oxidoreductase subunit NuoI, giving the protein MIAHAIKSFTLWEFLKAHVLTLKYFFKPKATINYPYEKTPQSPRFRGEHALRRYPNGEERCIACKLCEAICPAQAITIEAEPREDNSRRTTRYDIDMVKCIYCGLCQEACPVDAIVEGPNLEFATETREELYYDKAKLLENGDKWEAAIAANLAADAAYR
- the nuoH gene encoding NADH-quinone oxidoreductase subunit NuoH; this encodes MTAWFESLGMSHGWAWFIANMIGILAIALPLMLAVAMIIYAERKIWAAIALRRGPNVVGPFGLLQSFADGLKVFLKETIIPASANKALFLIAPIITFTVALLVWAVVPFDVGVVLADLNIGLLYILAIGSIGVYGVIIAGWASNSKYPFFSALRAAAQMVSYEVSLGFVIICVVLFANSFNMTEIVMGQKGFALGFLNGYGFSPLLFPMAVVFLISSMAETFRTPFDLVEAESELVAGHQTEYSSMSFALFWLGEYANVLLMCALNAILFWGGFLPPIDWEPLYWVPGIVWLFAKILLFFFIFGWVKATVPRYRYDQLMRLGWKIFLPLSILFVMLVSGYIMLTRYSGGAL
- the nuoG gene encoding NADH-quinone oxidoreductase subunit NuoG, producing the protein MPKVTVDGVELEVPQGATVLQACELAGKEIPRFCYHERLTIAGNCRMCLVEVKPGPPKPQASCALPAAEGQEIRTDTPMVKKAREGVMEFLLINHPLDCPICDQGGECDLQDQAMSYGRGTSRYDENKRAVEDKYMGPIVKTAMTRCIQCTRCVRFAEEVAGTPEMGMYFRGEDSQITTYLEKALTSELSGNLHDLCPVGALMSKPYSYEARPWELKKVPSVDVHDAVGSNIRYEVRGRQVMRVLPRINDDVNEEWLSDKGRHHVDALVRGRLDRPWIRENGKLRAADWGEALQLFADKLGEAKTKVAAIAGDLLDAETMYAAKALLKSQKSTLMEGRQTGMDYDVSDLGSVRFNTPIGEVENADAIFLAGTNLRWEAPLINTRVRKAVRRGAKVYAVGAPVDLGYPVEWLGEDLKALSKLPRAVKDAFKAATKPVFITGPAVLAAGGQGDAHAAAHELNVMRDDWKGYNVLHTAASRMAGLMLGYANEKGVAGIIDAKPKMVILLGADEVSADAFPKAFKVYVGHHGDKGARLADLVLPGAAPAEKHGTYVNVEGRVQRSEKACFAPGDAREDWSIFRAVSDLTGKTLPFDNLSQLRAAMVKDVPALGADEGTIVDMPFKPASIAAKGMGAISYPITDYYLTNAICRHSPTMQRCSAELVHGESFAEAAE
- the nuoF gene encoding NADH-quinone oxidoreductase subunit NuoF; the protein is MSGITSLTDKDRIFTNLYGFQSPGLKEAQARGDWDDTKALLKRDPDAIIEEVKDSGLRGRGGAGFPTGVKWGFMPKNPAPGRPNFLVINADESEPGSCKDREIIRHDPHKLIEGALLSSFAMRARAAYIYIRGEYIAEAVAMQKAIDEAYAAGLIGKNACGSGYDFDLFLHRGAGAYICGEETAMLESLEGKKGQPRLKPPFPAGAGLYGCPTTVNNVESIAVVPTILRRGAAWFKSFGRENNHGTKLFQISGHVEKPCVVEEAMSIPFRELIEKHCGGITGGWDNLLAVIPGGSSVPLVPAKDIMDCPMDFDGLKEQGSGLGTAAVIVMDKSTDIVKAISRISYFYKHESCGQCTPCREGTGWMWRTMEKLVEGDAEVGTIDRLYDVTKQVEGHTICALGDAAAWPIQGLIKHFRPELERRIHEHGGVQEAAE
- a CDS encoding complex I 24 kDa subunit family protein, translated to MALRYFAPETPELRETWGGFAWDEVSQPKADFILAKYPEGRQASACLPFLDLAQRQVGRMTDTQGWLPIPVIEFVAKTLDMPVVRVMEVASFYTMYNLVPVGKFHVQVCGTTPCMLRGSDNVMKACKAKGMKKGHTTEDGMFTLTEVECMGTCANAPMVQINDDNYEDLTEESMTAILEALAKGEQPKVGSQVGRTSSEPEGGPTTLKKMTERNYDYRGQW
- a CDS encoding NADH-quinone oxidoreductase subunit D, which produces MAKVEIQTFPDERAADFEAARTGAVDHTPGDDTVSNYTINFGPQHPAAHGVLRLIMELDGEIVERVDPHVGLLHRGTEKLIEYRTYAQALPYFDRLDYCSPMCMEHSYVLAVEKLLGLEVPLRAQYIRVLMAELTRISNHMLNLGSHVMDVGAMTPNLWLFEVREDTMQFYEKVSGARMHANYFRVGGVHQDIPESVLAEMGDWLDNRLQLFEDAISLVADNRIFKQRNVDIGVVSKDDALAWGFSGPMIRASGIPWDLRKSQPYEVYDRMDFDVPVGTKGDCYDRFMVRVEEVRQSARIMRQCLAEMPDGPIGSMDRKVFPPKRAEMKQSMEALIHHFKLYTEGYHVPEGEVYVATESPKGEFGVYLVADGTNKPYRCKIRPTAFSHLQAMDFMMKGHMLADTTAVLSAIDVVFGECDR
- a CDS encoding NADH-quinone oxidoreductase subunit C; translation: MSLAFPKIEVRDDFLDALTRDFGDGIVSHHTAVGELTVTVKRNALVEVMRSLRDSHGYQQLMEIAGVDFPERAERFEVNYCLLSVTHNHRLRVKVLTDADTAVPSVTGLWPAAGWLEREVFDLYGVDFAGNPDLRRILTDYGFEGHPLRKDFPQTGYVELRYSEAEKRVVYEPVKLPQDFRSFDFLSPWEGPEYRLPGDEKAEPHEAGGASPAKATGEPTKVKAKAGPGDPKVTESVKDTGAGQPTNQEAEEEARDSVADKAAHAGGKKTDVDAPETREDAPAKPRKGDS
- a CDS encoding NuoB/complex I 20 kDa subunit family protein, producing the protein MEKFEEMRRELDEKGFLVTSTEDLFKWARTGSLWWMTFGLACCAVEMIHVNMPRYDLERFGAAPRASPRQSDVMIVAGTLCNKMAPALRKVYDQMSEPRYVISMGSCANGGGYYHYSYSVVRGCDRIVPVDVYVPGCPPTAEALLYGIMQLQRKIRREGTIER
- the ndhC gene encoding NADH-quinone oxidoreductase subunit A, producing the protein MADVAVDYLPILLFLFVAGGLSALFVFLPMGVSRLTGAHKPDAAKLSEYECGFPAFEDSRDQFDVRFYLVAILFIVFDLEAAFLFPWAVSLMGTGWASWIAMMIFLTELTLGLVYAWQKGALEWE
- a CDS encoding SMP-30/gluconolactonase/LRE family protein, giving the protein MIDPISWAPSGLFRAGLLSSCLALASCSTPGPVTYASDDRPPAERFADYPDWAASGEAGKVGDLAGLQALPDRYPNSASVQRRILGAAFAAGDRDAAQAALVRLGDMDYVLSDGALGQLGPFLGEAAVSAYRAGVEVAGTPRTPSTLAATIPADFPLSESVARDEATGRFYSLSVAAQQLIASDDGATWRALPVDLPGRPMGIAIDHDARRLWVSFGRLGEEDEAFVGLAAYDLDSGRELARHAVPDAASLNDLTVARDGSVLASDSLGGGVYRLATGGAAIARVDVPGTFRSPQGIAVHPQGGFAYVSDYSYGIAILELATGVAKRLLAVDSQMLDGVDGLFFDDRLGLVAIQNGVRPHRIMILNLRTDGGAVTQLLVPERAHPDWGEPTTGQYRGGELLYIANPQWERFGEGGMVDGDEPLEPNHVRRLNL